A genomic window from Thermodesulfitimonas autotrophica includes:
- a CDS encoding iron hydrogenase small subunit has protein sequence MSEVKTYVEKPASAVISRRTFLKIFGVGVAVTALGAYKLTDIVLQRNKYIKLRQRAQYQDDKGVRERYRLAVSHQNPMLKRFYSEFATHPLSETSESLLHTGYAPRVKTFPMGV, from the coding sequence ATGTCCGAAGTCAAAACGTACGTTGAGAAGCCCGCTTCGGCGGTAATTTCGCGGCGCACCTTTTTGAAGATATTTGGTGTGGGTGTAGCGGTCACCGCCCTTGGGGCTTACAAACTAACGGATATTGTCCTTCAGCGGAATAAGTACATCAAGCTGCGGCAAAGAGCCCAATACCAAGATGATAAGGGGGTCAGGGAGCGTTACCGCCTCGCCGTCTCCCACCAGAACCCGATGCTAAAGCGGTTCTACAGCGAGTTCGCAACCCATCCGCTTAGCGAAACAAGCGAATCGTTACTCCACACGGGTTATGCACCGCGCGTAAAAACCTTTCCGATGGGGGTGTGA
- a CDS encoding [Fe-Fe] hydrogenase large subunit C-terminal domain-containing protein codes for MSVAKVRTFTEPPEARVGGGSYRTGELKGIIRINPRHCVGCDTCRKVCPAGAISGEIGVTHRIEIDRCINCGQCLTNCPFGAIEQMAFVEEVLRKLGDKETLAVAIIAPAVRVAIAEEFGAPPGTLTVGRLHKALKEAGFVIYENNFAADQTILEEGTELLGRIAYWLLGLKELEIEVWGKKIKVGLEHFKHKPLPQFTSCCPAWVRYAELYYPKVLPHVSSCKSPQQMAGASAKTYGAIDIWKHNPAKVYTVGIMPCTAKIFEASRPEFCHAQKWLEEHGRLPQRSPRMPDVDAVLTTRDLAALFRRLNINPLRFPEAETPQDFEWYSGGATIFGSSGGVMEAAVRFAFHVLSGEEPDALSSAWDFKQVRGYTDPVVEATIQVPLKPAYQKLLGSDRFELRVCTVNGIGTEGSHLKPIINDAVAGRSNFHFIEVMTCSGGCLNGGGQPVNPMGTSWIDPLLPLRL; via the coding sequence ATGAGTGTCGCAAAGGTGCGCACGTTTACCGAACCGCCGGAGGCGCGTGTCGGCGGCGGCTCTTACCGGACGGGCGAACTCAAAGGAATAATCCGGATTAATCCCCGACACTGTGTCGGCTGCGACACCTGCAGAAAAGTTTGCCCGGCCGGGGCTATCAGCGGGGAGATCGGGGTAACCCACAGGATAGAGATAGACCGGTGCATAAACTGCGGCCAATGCCTGACCAATTGTCCGTTCGGGGCGATTGAGCAGATGGCGTTCGTAGAAGAGGTTTTGCGGAAGCTGGGCGATAAAGAGACCCTCGCGGTAGCGATCATTGCCCCGGCGGTAAGGGTGGCAATAGCCGAAGAATTTGGCGCTCCGCCCGGCACGCTCACGGTTGGCAGACTTCATAAGGCTCTAAAAGAGGCCGGCTTTGTAATCTACGAAAACAACTTTGCTGCGGATCAGACCATTTTGGAGGAAGGAACGGAACTTTTGGGGCGGATCGCCTACTGGCTCCTCGGGTTAAAGGAGCTCGAGATCGAGGTTTGGGGCAAGAAGATCAAAGTCGGTCTTGAGCATTTCAAGCATAAGCCGCTGCCGCAGTTTACGAGCTGTTGCCCGGCTTGGGTGAGGTACGCCGAGTTATACTACCCGAAGGTTCTGCCCCACGTTTCAAGCTGCAAGTCCCCCCAGCAGATGGCCGGGGCATCGGCTAAGACATACGGCGCGATAGACATCTGGAAACACAATCCCGCGAAGGTGTACACCGTCGGCATAATGCCCTGCACGGCGAAGATTTTCGAAGCATCCCGCCCGGAGTTCTGCCACGCGCAGAAATGGCTGGAAGAGCACGGCCGTTTACCCCAGCGTTCCCCAAGAATGCCGGATGTCGATGCGGTACTGACCACGCGGGATCTCGCCGCGCTGTTCAGGAGGCTGAACATAAACCCGCTGCGCTTCCCCGAGGCGGAAACCCCGCAGGATTTCGAGTGGTACAGCGGCGGCGCCACCATCTTTGGTTCCAGCGGCGGGGTGATGGAGGCGGCGGTCAGGTTCGCCTTCCACGTCCTTTCGGGGGAGGAGCCGGATGCCCTAAGTTCAGCGTGGGACTTCAAACAGGTGCGGGGATATACCGACCCCGTGGTGGAGGCGACCATCCAAGTGCCGCTCAAACCAGCGTACCAAAAACTGCTCGGCAGCGACCGGTTTGAGCTGCGGGTGTGCACGGTCAACGGTATCGGGACGGAGGGCAGCCACCTGAAGCCGATAATCAACGACGCGGTCGCCGGCAGGAGCAATTTCCACTTCATCGAGGTTATGACCTGTTCGGGCGGCTGTTTAAACGGCGGGGGGCAGCCCGTCAATCCGATGGGAACCTCGTGGATCGACCCTCTACTACCGCTCAGATTGTAG
- a CDS encoding DUF3842 family protein, whose amino-acid sequence MRIAVIDGQGGGIGKLLVEKLRRALPEEVEIIALGSNAVATAAMLKAGANSGGSGENAIVQTAPAVDLIVGTIGVVVAHSMLGEITPRIAEAVAHSPARKLLLHLNRAGIEIIGASKEPLPHLADMLVEEVRAHLHEQTAKGSRLLQTAAATPVSKNFDA is encoded by the coding sequence ATGCGGATCGCGGTGATCGATGGTCAGGGCGGCGGTATCGGCAAGCTTCTGGTGGAAAAGTTGCGCCGCGCCCTGCCGGAAGAGGTGGAGATAATCGCCTTGGGAAGCAACGCGGTGGCCACAGCGGCTATGTTGAAAGCGGGCGCGAACAGCGGCGGTTCCGGCGAGAACGCGATCGTGCAAACCGCGCCTGCGGTGGATCTTATTGTGGGCACCATCGGCGTAGTTGTGGCCCACAGCATGTTGGGCGAGATCACGCCGCGGATAGCCGAAGCGGTAGCGCACAGCCCGGCACGCAAGCTGCTTCTTCACCTTAACCGGGCCGGAATCGAGATCATAGGCGCCTCAAAAGAGCCTTTACCCCACCTCGCGGATATGCTGGTGGAGGAGGTGCGTGCCCACCTGCACGAGCAAACGGCAAAAGGTAGCCGGTTGCTGCAAACCGCAGCGGCTACCCCGGTAAGCAAGAATTTCGACGCTTGA
- a CDS encoding TM1266 family iron-only hydrogenase system putative regulator: MESRIGVIGIIVENRREAAPRVNEILSRHADIIVSRMGVPYREKNLSVIALIVDGTTDALGALTGQLGALPGVKVKSALARRLSGADP; encoded by the coding sequence ATGGAGAGCCGGATAGGCGTTATCGGGATCATCGTGGAAAACCGGCGCGAGGCGGCACCGCGCGTTAACGAGATCCTAAGCCGGCACGCGGATATCATCGTCAGCCGGATGGGTGTCCCCTACCGGGAGAAAAACCTTTCGGTTATCGCGCTGATTGTAGACGGAACCACGGACGCCCTCGGCGCCCTGACGGGGCAGCTCGGCGCGCTGCCCGGCGTGAAGGTTAAAAGCGCCCTGGCGAGGAGGCTTTCCGGTGCAGACCCGTAA